Proteins encoded by one window of Lycium barbarum isolate Lr01 chromosome 11, ASM1917538v2, whole genome shotgun sequence:
- the LOC132618975 gene encoding G-type lectin S-receptor-like serine/threonine-protein kinase SD2-5: protein MVLDYSTYRATLFMASLLILSSKHLISSQPPQTFITNSSISWINSPSYVVNSTDGAQVTPILLREGNETRFVCGFLCDYNGTACVFGILLYPNFHDSYFDYPRLVWSANRNNPVRVDATLQLRKDGGVFLRDSNGTLIWNTSTSGKIVSGFNLTEMGNLVLFDKSNDTIWQSFDHPTDTLVPGQIMAPGQKLISSISASDWNEGMFTLDVKSSGLFAYIESNPRQLYSSTLGLDKPFQFPGLGFTLNISDSEGIYTVSFQFSNVRFMRFGTDGHLRVYYWGESSWSEEADVLTASIGDCGYPTVCGNYSVCGNGQCSCPQTAVGQTNFLQQLNYKHPNQGCFLVTPISCEYLQYHVLMELKDTAYIPRYLQYGMTTELENCKKSCLSNCSCKAAQFRFIGPGNTMGDCVLLNEVFSLTENDGALNKTTLFIKVQNSSPLQALPSLVYSEKKSKRIATIVGSTIGASFGLLFLVLTFFAFLFRRRKGLEEDEEEFLDQVPGMPSRFSHEELTVMTENFSKKLGEGGFGSVFEGIMSDGTTIAVKHLQGFGNVKKSFLAEVASIGSIQHVNLVRLVGFCAEKSHRLLVYEYMANVSLDRWIFHRKQEQSLTWDVRKKIMSDVAKGLAYLHEDCNNKIIHLDIKPQNILLDHNFNAKVSDFGLSKLVGKDESKIITTMRGTPGYLAPEWLHEAITEKVDVYSFGVVILEIICGRKNLDRHQDEDDMHLLSLFKRKAEEKQLWEIVDKNSIDMQLHREEAVEMMKIAAWCLQSDYTKRPSMSLVVKVLQGLVAAETDLDYSFQYPPITRRIAKAKQESEAVVGISLPFPSELSGPR, encoded by the coding sequence ATGGTTCTTGATTACAGCACATATCGTGCCACTCTTTTCATGGCCAGTCTCCTCATCCTTTCTTCAAAGCATCTGATTAGTAGTCAACCTCCTCAAACTTTTATTACCAATTCCTCCATTTCCTGGATCAATAGCCCCTCCTATGTAGTGAATTCCACAGACGGAGCCCAAGTGACACCCATCCTTCTCAGAGAAGGCAATGAGACTCGGTTTGTCTGTGGTTTCTTATGTGATTACAATGGCACTGCTTGCGTTTTTGGTATCCTTTTATACCCAAATTTCCATGATTCTTATTTCGATTATCCGAGATTAGTATGGTCAGCAAATCGGAACAATCCAGTTAGAGTAGATGCAACCTTACAACTCAGGAAAGACGGAGGCGTGTTCTTAAGGGACTCAAATGGCACTTTGATCTGGAATACAAGCACAAGTGGTAAGATTGTTTCAGGCTTCAACTTGACAGAGATGGGAAATCTTGTCCTCTTTGACAAAAGTAACGACACCATTTGGCAGTCTTTTGATCATCCAACAGACACTTTGGTTCCAGGACAAATAATGGCCCCTGGACAGAAACTGATATCCAGCATATCAGCATCAGACTGGAATGAAGGTATGTTCACACTTGATGTTAAAAGTTCTGGCCTTTTTGCTTACATTGAGTCAAATCCACGCCAACTTTATAGCTCAACACTTGGTTTGGATAAACCTTTCCAGTTTCCTGGACTAGGCTTCACTTTGAATATAAGTGATTCCGAAGGGATTTATACAGTGTCTTTCCAATTTTCAAACGTTCGATTCATGAGATTTGGGACTGATGGGCATTTAAGGGTGTATTACTGGGGGGAATCATCTTGGTCAGAGGAGGCTGATGTATTGACAGCCTCCATTGGTGATTGCGGGTATCCAACGGTCTGTGGGAATTACTCTGTTTGTGGAAATGGGCAGTGTAGTTGTCCTCAAACTGCAGTTGGTCAGACAAACTTTCTCCAGCAGTTAAATTACAAGCACCCAAACCAGGGGTGTTTCCTTGTCACACCTATTTCTTGTGAATATCTCCAGTATCATGTGCTTATGGAGCTTAAGGACACGGCTTATATTCCCCGCTATTTGCAATATGGTATGACAACAGAGTTGGAAAATTGCAAAAAGTCATGCTTAAGCAACTGTTCTTGCAAAGCAGCTCAATTTCGATTTATTGGTCCTGGTAACACAATGGGTGACTGTGTATTGTTGAATGAAGTGTTTTCTCTCACAGAAAACGATGGAGCACTCAATAAGACCACTCTTTTTATCAAGGTGCAGAACTCCTCTCCCCTACAAGCCCTTCCATCACTTGTCTATTCAGAGAAGAAATCGAAGCGTATCGCAACAATAGTAGGATCCACCATTGGAGCTTCATTTGGTTTGCTCTTTCTAGTTTTAACTTTCTTTGCCTTTCTTTTCAGAAGGAGAAAAGGACTTGAGGAAGACGAGGAGGAGTTTCTTGACCAAGTACCAGGAATGCCTTCTAGATTTTCCCATGAGGAACTAACTGTTATGACAGAAAATTTCAGTAAGAAACTTGGGGAAGGAGGATTTGGTTCTGTATTTGAAGGAATAATGAGTGATGGTACCACAATAGCAGTGAAGCATCTACAAGGTTTCGGTAATGTGAAGAAATCATTCTTAGCTGAGGTAGCATCAATAGGTAGCATTCAGCATGTCAATCTGGTAAGACTTGTTGGATTTTGTGCTGAGAAATCACACAGACTTCTGGTTTATGAATACATGGCCAATGTTTCTTTAGATAGGTGGATTTTTCATAGAAAGCAGGAACAATCTCTCACATGGGATGTCAGGAAAAAAATCATGTCAGATGTCGCCAAGGGCCTAGCTTACCTACATGAAGATTGTAATAACAAAATTATTCATTTGGATATTAAACCTCAGAACATTCTTCTTGATCACAATTTCAATGCAAAAgtatcagattttgggttatcaAAGCTTGTGGGTAAAGATGAAAGTAAGATAATTACAACAATGAGAGGAACCCCAGGCTATTTAGCACCTGAATGGTTGCATGAGGCCATTACTGAGAAAGTGGATGTTTATAGCTTTGGGGTTGTGATCTTGGAAATCATCTGTGGGCGAAAGAATTTGGATCGTCATCAAGATGAGGATGATATGCATTTGCTTAGTTTGTTCAAGAGAAAAGCAGAGGAGAAACAACTCTGGGAAATAGTGGACAAGAACAGTATAGACATGCAGCTCCATAGAGAAGAGGCTGTGGAAATGATGAAGATTGCAGCATGGTGTTTACAAAGTGATTATACTAAGAGGCCTTCCATGTCATTGGTAGTTAAGGTGTTGCAGGGTTTAGTGGCTGCTGAAACCGACTTGGACTACAGCTTCCAGTATCCACCAATTACAAGAAGAATTGCCAAAGctaaacaagaaagtgaagctgTGGTTGGTATCAGTTTACCATTTCCATCAGAGTTGTCAGGACCTAGATAA